In the Ostrinia nubilalis chromosome 15, ilOstNubi1.1, whole genome shotgun sequence genome, one interval contains:
- the LOC135078426 gene encoding F-actin-capping protein subunit beta has product MTEQQMDCALDLMRRLPPQQIEKNLTDLIDLVPNLCEDLLSSVDQPLKIAQDRSNGKDYLLCDYNRDGDSYRSPWSNTYDPPLEDGSMPSEKLRKLEIEANYAFDQYREMYFEGGVSSVYLWDMDHGFAGVILIKKAGDGSQKIKGCWDSIHVVEVVEKSSGRNAHYKLTSTAMLWLQTNKEGSGTMNLGGSLTRQAEQDSAVSDVTPHIINIGRMVEDMENKIRNTLNDIYFGKTKDIVNGLRSVVPADVARRTAALQHDLALALQRRHVARHD; this is encoded by the exons ATG ACTGAACAACAAATGGATTGTGCGTTGGACTTGATGCGGAGGCTGCCTCCCCAACAGATCGAAAAGAATCTGACGGACTTAATAGACCTCGTGCCTAATTTGTGTGAGGATCTGCTATCATCAGTGGACCAGCCCTTGAAGATCGCGCAGGACCGAAGCAACGGCAAAGACTACCTTTTGTGCGATTATAACAGAGATGGAGACTCGTACAGATCTCCTTGGTCGAACACTTACGACCCACCATTAGAGGATGGCTCTATGCCATCCGAAAAGTTGAGGAAATTAGAAATTGAGGCCAATTATGCATTTGATCAGTATAGAGAAATGTATTTCGAGGGTGGGGTGAGCTCAGTGTACTTATGGGACATGGATCATGGGTTTGCAG GAGTGATCCTGATAAAAAAGGCCGGCGATGGCTCCCAGAAGATCAAAGGTTGCTGGGACTCCATCCACGTGGTGGAAGTCGTGGAGAAGAGTTCAGGACGTAATGCACACTACAAGCTCACTTCCACCGCCATGCTCTGGCTTCAAACGAACAAGGAAGGAAGTGGAACTATGAATTTGGGAGGCAGTCTCACTAGACag GCTGAACAAGACTCCGCGGTCAGTGACGTGACCCCCCACATAATAAACATCGGCCGCATGGTGGAAGACATGGAGAACAAGATTAGGAATACACTCAATGACATTTATTTTG GCAAGACCAAAGACATAGTGAACGGGCTCCGCTCGGTGGTGCCGGCCGACGTGGCGCGCCGCACCGCCGCGCTGCAGCACGACCTCGCGCTGGCGCTGCAGCGCCGCCACGTCGCGCGCCACGACTAA